One part of the Podarcis muralis chromosome 3, rPodMur119.hap1.1, whole genome shotgun sequence genome encodes these proteins:
- the PBK gene encoding lymphokine-activated killer T-cell-originated protein kinase has protein sequence MDAETAFKTPSKPPGGKRSGQGSSSPSIAIPASPFMQKLGYGTGVNVYLMKRSPKGISCSPWAVKKINLKCDASRRTTYQQRLNEEAKILKTLQHPNIVGYRAFAEAKDGSMCLAMEYGGEKSLNDLIEERNTKHLGPFPAATILKVALHMARGLKYLHNDKNLLHGDIKSSNVVIKGDFESIKICDVGVSLPLDENMMVSDPEAHYIGTEPWKPKEALEGDGSITDKADIFAFGLTLWEMMTLSIPHLNLEEEDEESSFDEDDFDEDAYYAALGTRPPLNMEELDPSYQKVIELFSLCTMEEPEKRPAAAHIVDVLEAEGSIQ, from the exons ATGGATGCGGAAACTGCTTTCAAGACCCCTAGCAAGCCACCTGGGGGGAAGAGATCAG GGCAGGGTAGCTCTTCACCCTCAATAGCTATTCCGGCCTCTCCCTTCATGCAGAAGCTTGGCTATGGAACTGGAGTCAATGTTTATCTTATGAAAAG GTCTCCCAAGGGTATCTCTTGCTCTCCCTGGGCTGTGAAGAAAATCAATCTCAAATGTGACGCCAGCCGGAGAACTACATATCAACAAAGGCTGAATGAAGAAGCCAAGATTCTAAAAACCCTTCAGCACCCAAACATTGTGG GCTACCGTGCGTTCGCCGAAGCTAAAGATGGGAGCATGTGCCTTGCCATGGAATACGGGGGAGAAAAGTCTCTCAATGACCTAATTGAAGAAAGGAACACGAAACATCTGGGGCCCTTTCCAGCTGCCACCATCCTGAAAGTTGCCTTGCACATGGCAAGGGGCCTGAAG TATCTACACAACGACAAGAACTTGCTTCACGGTGACATCAAATCTTCCAATGTTGTCATTAAAGGTGACTTTGAGTCAATAAAGATCTGCGACGTGGGCGTTTCGCTGCCTCTGGATGAGAATATGATGG TGAGTGACCCAGAAGCCCATTATATTGGCACGGAGCCCTGGAAGCCCAAGGAAGCGCTTGAGGGAGATGGCTCCATCACTGACAAGGCTGACATCTTTGCATTTGGGCTTACACTCTGGGAAATGATGACTCTCTCGATACCTCATCTTAACCTGGAGGAAGAAGATGAAG AGTCTTCTTTTGATGAAGATGACTTTGATGAAGACGCTTATTACGCTGCCCTTGGGACTCGGCCGCCACTCAACATGGAAGAGTTGGATCCTTCCTATCAAAAGGTCATTGAGCTGTTTTCTCTCTGCACTATGGAGGAGCCGGAAAAGCGCCCTGCAGCTGCACATATCGTGGATGTTTTGGAGGCGGAAGGATCCATACAATAA
- the ESCO2 gene encoding N-acetyltransferase ESCO2, protein MAFVTPRKRKRSNDSLLLVHRNPAKKLMMEFVGDLPVTGPAGHRTVSQMLSFQDEEKENQNLSQASRISQKLDKSPLQAASVPKGIQREFPQRTSPECGTAYRSIVPPSSFYNKGKQYLNLLERKLANESHPLNPRNDDGNLPVANKTERTQLKVMTNRSRPSKASKRPAASRQAKALPRNTKKAKVEVVLPKPVEGNKDANCAIQNKVETPFKVLSMKFKPVPKLQTGAAFFATGKKWQSGSKKILSSPSSPCSVSKPTVKERQGRHPAHSKLFLSTESEATEADRKGSPKEKKHDCVEDGVKLISNTSQETVCEGNLLQDTSPLQTSHSGCSETLVEKEADAGTQDPEEILQGSPKNVDKHETASSSKLSSTIIKDKQPSSASDTHPFFSTPSSNKKRPHSLSDEQSSAVAFSPVGQKVPAILKTSKKTKELSKDQMIIDAGQKHFGATVCKSCGMVYSAASPEDETQHAQYHQRFLEGIKYVSWKNEHVAAEFWDGKIVLILQDDPKYAIKKAEAVRELVDNELGFKQVVLRCPTQTYLFVSTEKKIVGCLIAEPVRQAYQVLSEPPRVSGSPTNESLEPQRAWCCSTKPEKVFCGISRIWVFSLMRRRGIASRLVDVMRRTFLFGSFLNTNEIAFSDPTPDGKLFAARYCQTPNFLVYNFIN, encoded by the exons ATGGCGTTTGTTACTCCGAGGAAGCGAAAACGCAGTAATGACAG CTTGTTACTAGTACACAGGAATCCAGCGAAAAAACTGATGATGGAATTCGTTGGGGATCTGCCTGTAACAGGTCCTGCAGGACACCGTACTGTATCTCAAATGCTGAGTTTCcaagatgaagaaaaagaaaatcaaaacctGTCCCAAGCATCAAGAATATCACAGAAGCTTGATAAGTCTCCACTACAAGCAGCCAGTGTGCCAAAGGGGATACAAAGGGAGTTTCCACAGAGAACGTCTCCTGAGTGTGGCACCGCGTACCGTTCCATTGTACCCCCCAGCTCCTTTTACAACAAAGGGAAGCAATATCTAAACCTGCTGGAGAGGAAACTAGCAAATGAAAGCCATCCTCTGAATCCAAGAAATGATGACGGAAACCTGCCTGTTGCCAACAAGACTGAGAGAACACAGCTGAAAGTGATGACAAACAGGAGCAGGCCTTCAAAAGCATCCAAGCGGCCTGCTGCTTCCAGGCAGGCCAAGGCTTTGCCGAGAAACACCAAAAAAGCCAAGGTAGAGGTGGTTCTTCCCAAGCCTGTGGAGGGGAATAAGGATGCTAACTGTGCTATTCAAAATAAAGTGGAGACTCCTTTTAAAGTACTAAGCATGAAATTCAAACCTGTGCCGAAGCTCCAGACGGGGGCAGCATTCTTTGCCACTGGAAAGAAATGGCAGTCGGGTTCTAAGAAGATACTTTCGTCTCCATCGTCCCCCTGCTCAGTTAGCAAGCCCACAGTAAAAGAGAGACAGGGCAGACACCCGGCTCATTCCAAGCTCTTCTTGTCCACTGAAAGCGAAGCAACGGAAGCAGACAGgaaaggaagccccaaagagaaaaAACATGATTGTGTGGAAGATGGTGTGAAATTGATCAGCAATACAAGCCAGGAGACCGTGTGTGAAGGGAACCTGTTGCAAGATACCAGCCCTCTCCAAACGTCTCATTCTGGTTGCTCAGAGACTCTGGTAGAAAAGGAAGCTGATGCTGGAACTCAG GACCCTGAAGAAATCTTGCAGGGATCACCAAAAAACGTGGACAAGCATGAGACTGCCTCTTCCAGCAAGCTTTCTAGTACGATAATCAAGGATAAGC AGCCATCTTCAGCAAGTGACACCCATCCATTTTTCAGTACGCCTTCCAGCAACAAAAAAAG GCCACACAGTCTCTCAGATGAGCAGTCTTCAGCTGTCGCATTCAGTCCAGTAGGACAGAAGGTCCCTGCCATTCTGAAAACCAGCAAGAAAACAAAGGAACTGAGCAAAGATCAGATGATCATT GATGCTGGCCAGAAACATTTTGGTGCCACTGTCTGCAAATCATGTGGTATGGTCTACTCAGCTGCAAGCCCAGAAGATGAAACACAGCATGCCCAGTATCATCAGCGGTTCCTGGAAGGAATAAAATATGTG AGCTGGAAGAATGAACATGTCGCTGCAGAATTCTGGGATGGAAAAATTGTCTTGATTCTTCAGGATGATCCAAAATATGCCATCAAAAAG GCTGAAGCTGTACGGGAGCTTGTAGATAATGAGCTTGGATTTAAACAAGTTGTGTTGCGCTGCCCAACCCAAACATATCTGTTTGTATCCACTGAAAAGAAGATTGTTGGCTGCTTAATTGCTGAGCCGGTCAGACAG GCTTACCAAGTGCTTTCAGAGCCTCCAAGAGTGTCAGGGTCTCCTACTAATGAGAGTCTGGAGCCTCAGCGTGCCTGGTGCTGCTCAACAAAGCCAGAGAAGGTGTTTTGTGGGATCAGCAGAATCTGGGTGTTCAGCCTGATGCGGAGAAGAGGCATTGCCAGTCGCCTAGTGGATGTGATGAG ACGTACATTCTTATTTGGCTCTTTCTTAAACACCAACGAAATTGCTTTTTCTGATCCCACACCAGATGGCAAGCTATTTGCAGCCAGGTATTGCCAAACACCCAACTTCCTTGTGTATAATTTCATTAATTAA